Proteins from a genomic interval of Dermacentor variabilis isolate Ectoservices chromosome 8, ASM5094787v1, whole genome shotgun sequence:
- the Pmi gene encoding transmembrane protein Pmi, translating to MEKTEYIDVPEWVIIHELYEGENSHEAFELDFDRALEAGPASIIVEPRRLGEETARWIALGNCLHQTSLLSGIGSLATTLLLCPPSPTPSSAHTLFVIGTPLAGVSAFCAAVYSLSWATDPCIHYQVEKDRAVLDRLPLRELANPKPLVLVRRDERKKRAAHLVTTGLAVGVVLWRLYQVWRNGDSGALPAYS from the exons ATGGAGAAGAC TGAGTACATCGATGTCCCAGAGTGGGTGATCATCCACGAGCTCTACGAAGGCGAGAACTCGCATGAAGCATTTGAACTGGACTTTGACCGTGCCCTCGAAGCAGGACCAGCGTCCATCATTGTGGAGCCCCGGCGGCTAGGGGAGGAAACAGCGCGCTGGATTGCACTTGGAAACTGCCTTCATCAGACATCCCTCCTGTCTGGAATTGGATCACTAGCAACAACACTTCTCCTGTGCCCACCGTCGCCTACGCCATCATCTGCTCACACCCTGTTTGTGATTGGCACCCCATTGGCCGGTGTCAGCGCCTTCTGTGCTGCTGTCTACTCGCTGTCGTGGGCAACCGACCCCTGCATCCACTACCAGGTCGAGAAAGATCGGGCTGTCCTCGATCGGCTACCGCTGAGGGAACTGGCCAATCCAAAGCCGCTTGTGCTGGTGCGCAGGGACGAGCGAAAAAAGCGAGCGGCACACCTCGTCACAACAGGCCTGGCTGTCggtgtggtgttgtggaggctATACCAAGTGTGGCGCAATGGGGACTCCGGAGCCCTGCCAGCGTACAGCTAG